The following is a genomic window from Cygnus olor isolate bCygOlo1 chromosome 26, bCygOlo1.pri.v2, whole genome shotgun sequence.
ATAAAGCTACTGTTAGTCATGTggtaaaacaggaaaataatataaagagCCCAGATATAAGATGGTATCGCCCAAACGCCAAACAGATTTCACAGTATAATCAACCTTCCAGCTTGAAGGATCGCTTAACATAAATCATTCTTCATTCTACCTGACACTGAAATACAGCTGCCACTCCCTCCAAAgggggttttcttttcttctgctcttcatcCTAAagattcctttcttcctccacaTTCTTGACTCTTGCCTCACAGGCTCACACAACTGGAGTCTGCATAATGAAGCGCTCTGGGTATTGGTGACAGAGCACTAATTGCTTTTCTTAGGCTAAAACTCAAAATGatcaaaaattaaaaccagtgagttctgtttttatctcaTTGCACGAGCTCCACTGATGAAACACGCAGGCTAAGGTTACATCAAATAACACAGCAAGGAAACACTTTGCTTCACAGGATGGTGCTCTGTCCCTGCCTAGCGCAACAGGCAACACTTAACGGAACTTCAGTTGGTGTACCTTGGCTTGGCCTTATAAAActgcctccccctcctccccccgtTACTACACAGTAAGGATTTATTATTCAGAGCTAGTTTGGTTTacaagacagcaaaaaaaaaaatccagttgcACCTTTGAAGAGGTCCACTGCACAAGTGAAAGTCAGAGAGAGACTTGAAAACAAGAAGCAAGCCCATTATAATTGTTTTAAGGAATACACAGTGTAAAGGCACACTTCTGGGAATCCTGCAGGTACCAGTGTTAACCacttttttcagttatttccaaATTTTGAGTACATACATTCTTCTGTTACTTTCGGTTTGCAAATTCCTGCCACAAAGTATTTTAGCCACTTCCTTCTTTTGATGGTCAGGTTGTCCTTTTTGACTTCTAAAATGTTACTTAAAATTTCCACTACTGTGCCCTCTAATACACTCTGCAAGAAAATGCTtactaaaaaagcaaaagttagACAAAAATGGAGGGAGGGGAACTAAATCCGTAAGATGGCAGCTGCCCTTCCTGTCCACAGTATCCTCTTCCCTGTCATAGGTAGTAATAaataaactgggaaaaaaaatgacatcacAAAACAGGTGAACGTTTAGGAACTGATCCACTTTCAAGGCAGAATCCTTCAAGTGATTACACACATGTTCTGGTTACGCTATTAGCCCATCCGACACAAACATAAAGCCCAGAACATTTGATGACAATAAAAACTCACCAGCCATCATACCCCTcaaaacatctgattttttggtgaaaagagcacttttgaaaatgtgtgcTAAGAAGCAAAGATTTGTTGATATATGCCAGGACTCCCTCTGAAAccatttctgtcttcagaacTATTCGGTacaatttaaggaaaaaagaaagttgtcATACTACCTGGACTATACATTCTCCATCTCCTGGTCGTGATCctgttcctcttcctcctcctcctcttctccttcttcctcaccTCCTTCTTTCTCTGACGGAGCTTCCCCATCTCTTGCAATTTCCTCTACGTGGGCAAGCATGTCAGCCATCAGGGCTTCCTCCAGCCTCTTTCGCACCTGCTGCACCAGCTCCTCTTGCTTCCTGCCCCAAATCAATGAACACTTGAATTAATTCTCAAAGCTAACTATTTCAAGggaaagaaattttatattGCTCATCCAtgaggctgggcagagaagCGCAATTTTGAAAGAGTCCTCAGTAAGAACCGCGCTGTAAAAAAACTGCCTGGCATTACACTTTAAGTGAAGCTGAGAAACACTTTATAACAGTTGCCCAATTCTTTTTATTGTGAGTCCTTACTACTGATTGTacaattttttaattctggCTGAAATTTGCAGCTGATTCAAGACTTTCTTTAAACcacaaatattaatttaagcaagaaaaagtCAGCCTACCCTGCTCAGACTTCCAAATACAAGACTggagaaaattagtttttttgactatttcatttttttcctcattctcctTTTGAGTAACAATCTTAAATTTTACAGCTTCTTTTATCTCAAAGTCACAGTGATGTAAAGAAGCGGTCAACAATTTGTGGCTCATGGGACTTCTATTTCATCTCACCACAGGAAATCAGAAAGTTATAAACAGACCTTTTTTCCTGGTCATTCATGTATAAATCACGTGGAAGGAGTCATCCTGTAGTTCAAAAAGATTTACCAGCTGAACAGTCAAAACAATTACTGCCTTTGTACACTGTTAATGAATGTGAAGTAGCGTGATTTCAGGTTGAGAATGGAATATACCAAGGACATTATCAAGTGCTTAAAGCTGAATTTGACCAATTTTGATTCACTGAAAGCAAGCTATACCTACATAAATTGCATCCTTATTTGCTACAACAGCAGTGGTTAATGCTTTCATTTGATCTTGTGCTGTCACAAAGGAGTAAGATGGCATAAGTCTCATTATTTAGCATTTCTCCAATCCCTTCTTTGCTTAAGAGTTGCCTTAGTCAAGGTTACTCAAATTCAGATACCCCTTTTCAGTAACAGGAGACATACTGACACGAAGAACAAATATGAACCTGAAACCTCCGAGTAAGCGAGCAtgggttaaaataaaaaataatgtgcttTAAGCACATCCCTGTACTTAAGAGAGCTGCTTTGTGTAACAACTCTTTCTACTCTTCTAATAAAGACACATTCAAATTAACTCAGCAAGCCCTAGTGCTCTATCAAACATTTCAACTCGCCAGTGAAAAAACGTGGTGCTGTTTTACCGCAAGAAAACATGTTCCAAGACAGTATCTGCTATTTCTAGGTAATACCTAATATCTTCATCTGTCACCATAAATGCTTTGCAAAGCGGCTGTGAAGTGTTTAGCCAAACTCCAGGATTCTTCTCAACCGCTGCAGACAGCTGGCCAGTGATGGGCATAGTGCTAGTGTGCAGAGCACTAGCGATAGCAGAGAGAAGGGTTTCGTCAGTGCAACCAGGTCCAACCCCTGCAATccagaggaaaagcaacaaTCAGCATGGCACGCGACAACAAACGGCACATCAAGACAACAGCAATAATTCCAGATTTAATGGCAAAGCACGCGCTCTCATTTAGAAAGTCAACACAACATAAATCTCAGACCTCAACACTTCTAACAGCACCTGGGCTCCCAAGGTTGTTTAAACCTAGATCAATTCCTCATTATGTTACATAAAAAACAACCTGGGAATGGAAGCTCTTTAAACAGGCACtgcttctggaaaacaaaccaacaaagtCAAGAACCTTTGCCACTTCCTCCCATTATGTTTCAGCATCCCCTGAGGACGGAGGGCGCCTGAGGAGTACTAAGGGCTCCTGCTGAAGCGGGAGCGGTCCACAGCACCGAGAGGAGCACAAGGAGGTTGACATAATACCTTCAGATCACCACTGACTGGGATCAAAACGCCACCCCTGGAGTTGAGGGCAGACTCTGATTACCTTGTAAACCTTTTGGAAGGTCCATTGTTTTCACCAGCTCCTCCGCAATGTCAAAAGCATTCAGTCCACTTAATTTCTTCTCCCAGAAGAGCTGACATCAAAGAAAGTGTTTATTGGTACAAAGCAGGGAAATGGCATCGACAACCGCACAAAAAACCAGCTTacaagcagaaagcaaaggacGCTGCTGCAGACAGTTCTATATTGGATTTACTGCAGAAGAGCTCTGAAGGCGGGGAGCAATCCTCATTACCAATCTCACATCTCTGTCCTGATTTACTATCTGGAAAAAgactttcctttcctccagggACTGGTACTCACTGCTTCTGAACTGGAACGGCAAGGCaatgcttgcttgctttcatcCGAGTGCACACAGTATTggacagctgttttttttttttttttacactactGTTCCTCTTTTGCTGCCTCCCATATGCCACAGAACTGAAGTTAAGGAATGCAGAACTCGTCCAAGCTCTTTACGAGGTCAGGCATTGTTTTATTCCTCTCTAGGAGTTTCTCATGGGAAGGAGCACCTCTAGACCTTCAAAGAATTTTGAATTACGGGTTCTCCTCCTTCACACAAGTGAACCCATGGTTTGGTGGGAAGTCAGATACTACAACTAGATAAACTTTCAACGCTCAATCTACATGTATAGGGATGATCAATGCATAGCTGgagtatattttttcttacaacaaagcaattttattgaggctttgaaaaatggaagattttacCCTATACAGTCCAGACATAACCCCTTTTCACACCTGTCAAAATCTGAGTGTAACTGAACCCACACTACTTTTCCAATTACGAGCTCCTACAAAGAGGAAGGAGGACAGTCAAAGCCAAAACACATAGGCTGGATGTTCGTTAGCCTATGACTTTCAAATAGGTACATATTAAGCCAGCACATGAAGGGACTTCGTAGTGCTTCAGAATTTTGAGGAAACATCTGGAGTCAATTGACCAGAGGTTTCACTATACTATATTCTGGTAAAATAAGTAGGGAAAACCCAGGCTGAGTCTACAAAGCTGCACTGCAACAAGTAGTAATGTGAGTAGGAAACTACAGAGGCTGGCTTATGTCTCTGCACTGGGGCTGATCTCTGCTGTCTAATGACTGCATTCACATAACAATCTCTCCCTCAACAGGGCACAAATCTCTATTCAGCTCAGGTTTTTTTGCACATCAACTTCTTACTTTTAGTGTCTTATTGTCCTACCTAGCCAAGGAGTTTATAGGAGGAGCAACAACACTACAAACACACGTGCCCTACCTCTTTAGGAAACGATGCTAAAAGCCCACAAGccttgtttaaaataaataaataaataaatgaaaagccaCTCCATTTCAAATAGATTCTAAATCACACTTCAGAAAGGTAAGTTCTTAAGTTTGCATAAAAAGTTTTCAGCACAAGAGGTTATTTTATAAGGTAAATCACTTTCCTCTTCAAATGATGCATTTTAATTCCACCAGACCTGCCAGAGTTTAAGGTATACCAGTAATTGACACCATTGACAGTGCCTGAACAGACTAATGAAGCTGAACATCTAGTTTCCAAAAGGTATAAAGACAGATGCGCCACAGGAAAGGATTCACAGAATCCCTGGTGTGAGCTCTGTGGAGGCAACAGGCTGTCAGCTCTACCTAACACTAATGAAAGGAGAACGCCTTCCAAAGGCTGCTTTGAACATGTAAGCCTCATTTGAACCAATGCCCAGCCTCAAAGTTAGATTTGCCCTAAGCACACTTTTTGCATCTTTCACGAGATGAAATTAAGCTGAAAGGTTTCCTTTACTTCTGGTGTGTTCTCTCGTTTGAAAATATACAgtgtgagaagaaaaacaacaactttaCATTAATGACGTTCCAAGGGAATTTCTAACCATACTCATACAGGCAGAGTTAACTACTAATGATATATCCATCTAAAAAAGGCCCATGCAGGGGGTGCAAGCCCTTGCAGCACATCACAAGCACCACGCTGTAGTCTGCACACGAAACAGGGATTTCTTGAAACACAGAGTTCTAATACACTTGGAACATTTTATAATGATTACAATGTAAATTTCCTCTAAATTGTTTATGACTTCTGTCTACATTTGTAGATAGGTCTTAAAGAAGTTTTTAACTAAAATAGAATTGTGACCTTCACAAAGGTTGGAGTCTAGTTATAAAACACTGCAGACAGCATATTAGCTGTAtactagaaatgttttttgctctgattttaaaagctggaaGCACTATAAGCTATTGTTTCTGAAATCTCAAACTGCCATGgacattttttcagtgttaaaaaatgaaagcgTTTTATTTTGGGACCTTCTCAGCAGCAGAACCAAAAGTTTCCTAGCTCTGGAAAAGTAGTTTCTAAACTCCAAGCCTTACCTGCCGGGGTTGGTCCACAGCTTTCTGAGGA
Proteins encoded in this region:
- the MBD3 gene encoding methyl-CpG-binding domain protein 3 isoform X1, whose product is MPKAAPPGQRGGARRRAPGCSEHTDAVSVDNCVHGFTSELTGNKRSRVRSPALGINTSPSPSGKKFRSKPQLARYLGSSMDLSTFDFRTGKMLMSKMNKNRQRMRYDCSNQAKGKPDLNTALPVRQTASIFKQPVTKITNHPSNKVKSDPQKAVDQPRQLFWEKKLSGLNAFDIAEELVKTMDLPKGLQGVGPGCTDETLLSAIASALHTSTMPITGQLSAAVEKNPGVWLNTSQPLCKAFMVTDEDIRKQEELVQQVRKRLEEALMADMLAHVEEIARDGEAPSEKEGGEEEGEEEEEEEEQDHDQEMENV
- the MBD3 gene encoding methyl-CpG-binding domain protein 3 isoform X2 is translated as MERKSCSEHTDAVSVDNCVHGFTSELTGNKRSRVRSPALGINTSPSPSGKKFRSKPQLARYLGSSMDLSTFDFRTGKMLMSKMNKNRQRMRYDCSNQAKGKPDLNTALPVRQTASIFKQPVTKITNHPSNKVKSDPQKAVDQPRQLFWEKKLSGLNAFDIAEELVKTMDLPKGLQGVGPGCTDETLLSAIASALHTSTMPITGQLSAAVEKNPGVWLNTSQPLCKAFMVTDEDIRKQEELVQQVRKRLEEALMADMLAHVEEIARDGEAPSEKEGGEEEGEEEEEEEEQDHDQEMENV